In Syntrophobacterales bacterium, a genomic segment contains:
- the fabZ gene encoding 3-hydroxyacyl-ACP dehydratase FabZ translates to MVEINEILKLLPHKYPFLLVDRILEYDREKRIVGIKNVTFNEPFFQGHFPGRPIMPGVLIIEALAQTGGVLAFKSFPDTKGSVLFIGIDNARFRRPAVPGDQLRLTVDVVKHKRGIWIFQGEATIENEVAAEARIMAMLKKEPEDG, encoded by the coding sequence ATGGTAGAGATTAACGAGATCCTGAAGCTCTTGCCCCACAAGTACCCTTTCTTGCTGGTAGACAGGATTTTGGAGTATGATCGAGAGAAAAGGATCGTAGGTATAAAGAACGTGACATTCAATGAGCCATTCTTTCAAGGGCACTTTCCCGGCAGACCTATTATGCCAGGTGTTCTTATTATTGAGGCCTTGGCTCAGACGGGAGGAGTTCTCGCATTCAAGAGTTTTCCTGACACGAAAGGGTCGGTCCTGTTTATTGGGATTGATAATGCCCGCTTCAGAAGGCCGGCGGTGCCTGGGGATCAATTGAGACTCACAGTGGATGTGGTAAAACACAAGAGGGGTATCTGGATATTCCAGGGAGAGGCGACCATTGAAAACGAGGTTGCCGCAGAGGCACGGATAATGGCGATGTTAAAGAAAGAACCGGAAGACGGCTAG
- a CDS encoding Gfo/Idh/MocA family oxidoreductase: protein MPLKIALVGAGHMGRIHLQKLSAMEDIEILGVVDVNTSWTRQVLPKNEIPCFTDYRDIVRQSDAVVIATPTESHYEVGKAALENGASVFIEKPVTSTVEQARELIDLAKKKGLVFQVGHLERFNPVFAKALPAIKKPVYVEAVRVSPFTGRSTDVTVVLDIMIHDIDLVLSIVKDRVKAVQAHGFPFLSQKLDMVNARIEFENGCVANLTASRVAVGKERRLLVFEKETQYSIDLLGGRLTIASRGGDGNMETVEYETANADAVKHELTEFIQSVRGEIKSSVTGEDGLNALMLADSIDRYIASRS from the coding sequence ATGCCGTTGAAAATAGCTTTAGTCGGCGCGGGACACATGGGCAGGATACACCTGCAGAAACTGAGCGCCATGGAAGACATCGAAATTTTGGGTGTGGTGGATGTGAATACTTCCTGGACGCGTCAGGTATTACCCAAAAACGAAATCCCCTGTTTCACTGATTATAGAGATATTGTAAGACAATCAGATGCGGTGGTAATAGCTACTCCGACCGAGTCTCACTATGAAGTCGGAAAAGCCGCCCTAGAAAATGGGGCGTCCGTCTTCATTGAGAAACCGGTGACTTCTACCGTCGAGCAGGCCAGAGAGCTTATTGATCTTGCAAAAAAGAAAGGTCTTGTGTTTCAGGTGGGTCATCTCGAACGATTCAATCCTGTTTTTGCGAAAGCCTTGCCGGCAATCAAGAAACCAGTGTATGTCGAGGCAGTGAGAGTCAGTCCTTTTACCGGAAGGTCCACGGATGTAACCGTTGTGCTTGATATTATGATCCACGATATTGATCTCGTTCTTTCCATAGTTAAAGATCGAGTGAAGGCAGTCCAGGCTCATGGATTTCCGTTTCTGAGCCAAAAACTTGATATGGTAAATGCAAGAATAGAGTTTGAAAATGGTTGCGTTGCGAATCTCACAGCGAGCAGGGTTGCCGTAGGAAAGGAGAGGCGATTGCTTGTTTTTGAGAAAGAAACGCAGTATTCTATTGACCTTCTGGGCGGGCGGTTGACGATTGCCTCCAGAGGTGGTGACGGTAATATGGAAACGGTGGAATATGAAACCGCAAATGCGGACGCTGTGAAACACGAACTCACCGAATTTATTCAGTCTGTCAGAGGCGAAATCAAATCAAGCGTCACGGGTGAGGATGGGTTGAACGCCCTTATGCTTGCCGACTCGATTGATCGGTACATTGCAAGCCGGTCCTGA
- the lpxD gene encoding UDP-3-O-(3-hydroxymyristoyl)glucosamine N-acyltransferase translates to MIGLKEIAAQVGGHLLGEDVLLSGISTIGEAKEGEIAVLTNPAYRKLLTGCRASAIVIGEGTDVEGLKGRNLVVVKNPSFAYLTIAELFDSPREHIKKIHPLAVVSDGAAISDGVSIYPYACIEKGTVIERNVTIYPFVYIGANVRIGEGSTIHPHVTVYDGTVIGKRVTVHGGAVLGADGFGYMWDGKSHAKIPQLGALEIGDDVEIGANTTIDRASLGKTLIGKGVRIDNLVQIAHNVSVGENSIIVSQVGIAGSAVIGRNVVLAGQAGVRDHVTVGDNVKAGGGTGITSNVSENSLILGTPHMPHREWAKLQGYLKRLPKLFAAMKRIEKKLHLEVENGRD, encoded by the coding sequence ATGATCGGTCTTAAGGAAATTGCGGCACAGGTAGGGGGACATCTTCTTGGAGAGGATGTGCTCCTTTCCGGTATTTCGACGATTGGGGAGGCGAAGGAAGGTGAGATAGCTGTTCTTACCAATCCTGCATACAGGAAGCTTCTGACGGGATGCAGAGCGTCTGCTATTGTTATAGGAGAAGGAACAGACGTTGAAGGCTTAAAAGGAAGGAATCTGGTCGTAGTGAAGAACCCTTCCTTTGCATATTTGACAATCGCCGAGCTGTTTGACTCGCCACGAGAGCACATAAAAAAAATACATCCTCTGGCCGTGGTTTCTGATGGTGCGGCTATTTCTGATGGGGTCTCGATCTATCCATACGCCTGTATAGAAAAAGGTACCGTCATTGAGCGGAATGTGACCATATACCCTTTTGTTTATATAGGGGCAAATGTGAGAATAGGGGAGGGAAGCACTATCCATCCCCACGTGACTGTGTACGATGGAACGGTCATTGGCAAAAGAGTAACAGTCCATGGGGGGGCGGTGCTGGGGGCCGATGGGTTCGGTTACATGTGGGACGGGAAGAGCCATGCGAAGATTCCTCAGCTTGGTGCTCTGGAAATAGGAGACGATGTGGAAATAGGGGCAAATACAACCATTGACAGGGCGTCTCTCGGAAAGACTTTGATAGGGAAAGGGGTAAGGATAGATAATCTTGTGCAGATCGCCCATAACGTCTCCGTGGGTGAAAACTCTATCATTGTTTCCCAGGTGGGTATCGCGGGGAGTGCGGTCATCGGTAGGAATGTGGTGCTTGCTGGCCAGGCGGGGGTTAGAGATCATGTCACGGTCGGCGATAATGTAAAAGCAGGCGGAGGAACAGGTATCACGAGTAACGTATCCGAAAACTCACTGATTTTGGGTACGCCTCATATGCCCCACAGAGAGTGGGCAAAACTCCAGGGCTATCTGAAAAGATTGCCGAAACTTTTTGCTGCGATGAAGCGGATTGAGAAGAAACTCCATCTGGAGGTTGAAAATGGTAGAGATTAA
- the bamA gene encoding outer membrane protein assembly factor BamA translates to MEEEIIKPPETWIREEFAKPQETEKIVKIEITGNESVDKGFIANAIKTKENDPFNLEKIREDMKSIYRTGFFSDVQIDVKDSDNGKIVTFVVIERAPIQAIYVSGNKQVKTSEIRGKLKIRTNTVLNIEKIKESMDEIRKLYGSKGYYAAKVGYEISYEEGYRAVVRFLIDEPEKAYVRKIEFTGINAFKADKLKSVMKVREKGILSWVTGSGILDEESLEDDRKRLEAYYHDNGYVKVKVKVPDVTVSKDGKSISVTIPIDEGELYKTGAIKFTGDLLYDDVMLLKVMKTKTGQAFSASSYQNDILTFTDLYQDKGYAFCDVTPLTSINDEMKTVDLTFEFAKGHEIFVNRINVFGNIRTRDKVVRREMRLAEGDRFSASKLKRGRMLLINTTYFKDVDMKIAKTDEPDKVNIDVRVEEKPTGSMNMGVGYSTAEGPIVTGAVSQENLLGTGRKAFLTASVGGITQQFRLTFVEPYLFDRNISAAFSAFNFRRIMDNYDYKQIGGSVQFLRPLTDFIKAGLRYRYEKTQVTNIDFNASPTIREQEGTLATSSVAVSLLSNRIDNIMNPTRGSRYEISYELAGGPFFGDNQFQRGAGAYSMYIPTGFWESIFFVRGTAGILRPYGGKMLPLYEKFYVGGINTVRGFKYGYAGPRDTNGDPIGASNQLFFNFEWIYPIYQPAGIKGVLFFDVGSGFEGSGGWVLSGAKKTAGVGLRWFSPMGPIRVELGFNLNPQKDEKGSVFDFTMGTQY, encoded by the coding sequence TAGCTAATGCCATTAAAACCAAAGAAAATGATCCCTTCAATCTCGAAAAAATCAGGGAAGATATGAAAAGCATCTATAGGACTGGTTTTTTCAGCGACGTCCAGATTGATGTGAAGGATTCAGACAATGGGAAGATCGTCACCTTTGTAGTAATAGAAAGAGCGCCAATACAGGCGATTTACGTGTCAGGCAACAAGCAGGTAAAGACATCGGAGATAAGAGGGAAGCTTAAGATAAGGACCAACACTGTACTTAACATCGAGAAGATAAAAGAAAGCATGGATGAAATACGGAAGTTGTACGGTAGCAAGGGTTATTACGCCGCGAAAGTAGGTTACGAGATTTCGTACGAAGAAGGCTACCGGGCGGTTGTTAGGTTTCTCATTGACGAACCAGAAAAGGCATATGTGCGGAAGATAGAGTTCACAGGCATAAATGCGTTTAAAGCCGATAAACTTAAATCGGTAATGAAAGTGAGAGAGAAAGGCATACTCTCGTGGGTCACCGGATCCGGTATTCTTGATGAGGAGAGCCTTGAAGATGATAGGAAACGTCTGGAAGCGTATTACCACGACAACGGTTATGTAAAAGTGAAAGTCAAGGTTCCCGATGTAACTGTTTCGAAAGATGGAAAATCGATAAGCGTAACAATACCCATTGACGAAGGCGAACTTTATAAGACAGGAGCGATAAAATTTACAGGTGACCTGCTCTATGATGATGTGATGCTCTTGAAGGTGATGAAAACCAAAACGGGACAAGCCTTCAGTGCTTCGTCTTACCAGAACGATATACTTACCTTTACCGACCTTTATCAGGACAAAGGATACGCTTTTTGTGACGTAACCCCGCTTACCTCAATAAATGACGAAATGAAGACTGTCGATCTTACCTTTGAGTTCGCAAAAGGGCATGAAATTTTTGTAAATCGGATCAACGTGTTCGGCAATATCAGAACGCGGGATAAGGTGGTGAGAAGAGAGATGAGACTGGCCGAAGGGGACAGATTTTCTGCTTCTAAGTTGAAGAGAGGCAGAATGCTGTTGATCAACACCACGTATTTTAAAGATGTGGATATGAAGATCGCGAAGACCGACGAACCAGACAAGGTTAACATTGATGTCAGAGTAGAAGAAAAACCGACTGGTAGCATGAATATGGGTGTAGGATACAGCACTGCGGAAGGCCCCATCGTCACAGGGGCTGTGTCTCAGGAGAATCTTCTCGGCACAGGTAGAAAAGCATTTCTTACTGCTTCCGTTGGTGGCATTACGCAGCAATTCAGGTTGACATTTGTGGAGCCGTATCTTTTTGACCGGAATATCTCTGCAGCTTTTTCAGCGTTCAACTTCAGAAGAATCATGGACAATTACGATTACAAGCAGATCGGAGGAAGCGTTCAGTTCCTGAGGCCACTCACCGACTTCATTAAGGCGGGCTTGAGATACAGGTACGAAAAAACCCAAGTGACCAATATTGATTTCAATGCGAGTCCAACCATTAGAGAACAGGAGGGGACTTTAGCCACAAGCAGTGTTGCTGTGAGCCTTCTCAGCAACAGGATAGACAACATTATGAATCCCACGAGAGGTTCAAGATATGAGATAAGCTACGAATTGGCGGGTGGCCCCTTCTTTGGAGATAATCAGTTTCAGAGAGGAGCTGGCGCATATTCCATGTATATACCGACAGGATTCTGGGAAAGCATCTTTTTTGTGCGGGGGACAGCGGGCATATTGAGGCCTTACGGCGGTAAGATGCTCCCTCTTTACGAGAAATTTTATGTGGGTGGCATAAATACTGTAAGAGGTTTCAAATACGGATATGCTGGGCCGAGAGACACAAATGGTGATCCGATAGGTGCTTCGAACCAGTTGTTTTTCAACTTCGAATGGATTTATCCGATCTATCAGCCTGCGGGAATAAAAGGAGTCCTGTTCTTTGACGTGGGTTCAGGATTTGAAGGGAGTGGCGGTTGGGTCTTAAGCGGTGCAAAAAAAACCGCTGGTGTTGGTCTCAGGTGGTTTTCACCTATGGGGCCGATCAGGGTAGAACTCGGATTCAACCTGAATCCGCAGAAAGACGAAAAAGGGAGTGTGTTTGATTTTACAATGGGTACACAGTACTAA
- the lpxA gene encoding acyl-ACP--UDP-N-acetylglucosamine O-acyltransferase, whose amino-acid sequence MIDSTAIIHKDAEIGEDVHIGPYCILEEKVRVGRGTRLLSHVVLHKDTQVGENCTISPFASLGGSPQDISYKGEETTLVMGDNNTIKEYVTINRGTEHGGGVTSVGNNNFIMAYAHIAHDCKVGNNVIMANCATLAGHVEIADFVIFGGLCAVHQFCRIGKYSFISGVTGVPKDVPPFVIAAGDRAKLYGLNVVGLERRGFAKEDITQLKKAYRIIFRSSLPLSTSLRVVQEEISGEHQHVNSLIEFIKSSKRGICR is encoded by the coding sequence TTGATAGATTCTACTGCAATAATACACAAAGACGCAGAGATTGGCGAAGATGTTCACATTGGACCGTACTGCATCTTAGAAGAAAAGGTGAGGGTTGGTAGGGGAACAAGATTACTTTCCCATGTGGTGTTGCACAAAGACACTCAGGTAGGTGAAAACTGTACTATAAGTCCATTCGCATCTCTTGGAGGTTCTCCTCAGGATATATCGTATAAAGGGGAAGAGACGACCCTTGTCATGGGAGACAACAATACAATAAAAGAATATGTGACCATAAACAGGGGGACCGAGCACGGTGGTGGGGTGACCAGTGTGGGCAACAATAACTTCATTATGGCCTATGCCCATATTGCCCATGATTGCAAGGTGGGCAACAACGTAATCATGGCGAATTGCGCGACGCTGGCAGGTCACGTGGAGATTGCCGATTTTGTGATATTCGGCGGACTTTGCGCGGTACACCAATTCTGCAGGATAGGTAAATACTCATTCATAAGCGGAGTAACCGGAGTGCCGAAGGATGTGCCCCCCTTTGTAATCGCGGCAGGCGACCGGGCCAAATTGTACGGACTCAACGTAGTGGGTCTTGAGCGCCGAGGATTCGCTAAAGAAGATATTACTCAGCTCAAGAAGGCGTACAGGATTATTTTCAGGTCATCCCTGCCGCTCAGTACATCGCTCAGGGTTGTTCAGGAAGAAATATCCGGAGAACACCAACATGTAAATAGTCTTATCGAATTTATTAAATCTTCAAAGAGGGGTATATGCCGTTGA
- a CDS encoding OmpH family outer membrane protein: MKKVSIVVAVAVMFCLPMTALAQSLNVVYVDLQMVMLESEKGKEAKKSLTDEAEKLKKNLDAKQDELQKLKDAMEKQGAMITSEARAEKDKQYQAKLKDYQRLANDYQGELQQKDMEFTQKILKELEEVVKSMGEKERYSMVLEKSQAGILFGSPSLDVTSKVITLYNEASRKKPATKK, encoded by the coding sequence ATGAAAAAGGTATCTATCGTTGTGGCAGTAGCCGTGATGTTTTGTCTTCCTATGACTGCTCTCGCCCAGTCATTGAATGTCGTATATGTCGATCTTCAAATGGTAATGCTTGAGTCAGAGAAGGGCAAAGAAGCGAAGAAATCACTTACGGATGAGGCCGAGAAACTGAAAAAAAATCTTGACGCCAAGCAGGATGAGTTGCAGAAACTGAAGGATGCGATGGAAAAACAGGGTGCGATGATAACGTCAGAAGCGAGGGCCGAGAAGGATAAACAGTATCAGGCCAAGCTGAAGGACTACCAGAGACTGGCAAATGACTACCAGGGGGAGTTACAGCAAAAGGATATGGAATTTACCCAAAAGATACTGAAAGAGCTCGAAGAAGTTGTGAAAAGTATGGGCGAAAAAGAGCGATACTCTATGGTTTTGGAGAAGAGCCAGGCTGGAATTCTGTTTGGTAGTCCGAGTCTGGATGTGACGAGTAAAGTCATTACCCTCTATAACGAGGCTTCAAGGAAAAAGCCTGCTACAAAGAAATGA